One stretch of Roseimicrobium sp. ORNL1 DNA includes these proteins:
- a CDS encoding MotA/TolQ/ExbB proton channel family protein translates to MPDLELLASVSSGIDTVWNFARGGGEVMILIALCSLASVTIIIIKALQLRDRMLFPPNIVEEIKKIENYASTGDISPLQHILEEDGSVAAQLGIIAISGKHETREENNEACETAARGILHKLEEGIPILEVIVTIAPLLGLLGAVVGLVTVFGSFGGSGAEGADGDTAMVARGIAEALHSTIAGLLVAIPTVIAHGYFSRKLDAISVRMELILRNAIHDFHRHFEVKRAMFR, encoded by the coding sequence ATGCCCGATCTCGAACTTCTCGCCTCCGTCAGCAGCGGCATCGACACCGTCTGGAACTTCGCACGCGGAGGTGGCGAGGTGATGATCCTCATTGCCCTGTGCTCCCTGGCCAGTGTGACCATCATCATCATCAAGGCGCTGCAGCTCCGCGATCGGATGCTCTTCCCCCCGAACATCGTGGAGGAGATCAAGAAGATCGAAAACTACGCTTCCACGGGGGACATCTCCCCGCTGCAGCACATCCTGGAGGAGGATGGCAGTGTGGCGGCACAGCTCGGCATCATCGCCATCTCCGGCAAGCATGAGACGCGCGAGGAGAACAACGAAGCCTGCGAGACCGCCGCGCGCGGCATCCTGCACAAGCTGGAGGAGGGCATCCCCATTCTCGAAGTCATCGTGACCATCGCTCCGCTGCTCGGCCTGCTGGGCGCGGTGGTGGGTCTGGTGACGGTGTTCGGCTCCTTCGGCGGCAGTGGCGCCGAGGGCGCGGACGGTGACACGGCGATGGTCGCCCGGGGTATTGCCGAGGCGCTGCACAGCACGATTGCCGGCCTGCTCGTCGCCATTCCCACGGTGATTGCGCACGGCTACTTCAGCCGCAAGCTGGACGCCATCTCCGTGCGCATGGAGCTCATCCTGCGCAACGCCATCCATGACTTCCACCGTCACTTCGAAGTGAAGCGTGCGATGTTCCGCTAG
- a CDS encoding dTDP-4-dehydrorhamnose 3,5-epimerase family protein, whose amino-acid sequence MKTPLKDPQSVTPDGERVAPLIEGVRIRRAVTHPDERGTVCELFNPAWGFHADPLVYVYQVTIRPGQVKGWVVHRIQDDRLFLSQGTMKAVLFDDREGSPTRGQVNELFLDHHNRGLLVIPAGVYHAIQNVGADDLFFINMPTRAYDHANPDKYRLPLVNDLIPYRFQS is encoded by the coding sequence ATGAAGACACCGCTGAAAGATCCCCAGAGCGTGACCCCAGATGGCGAAAGAGTGGCCCCTCTCATCGAGGGAGTTCGGATTCGCCGCGCCGTGACCCATCCAGATGAACGAGGCACCGTGTGTGAACTCTTCAACCCCGCCTGGGGTTTCCACGCCGATCCGCTGGTCTACGTATATCAGGTCACCATCCGCCCCGGCCAGGTCAAGGGCTGGGTGGTGCATCGCATTCAGGATGACCGACTCTTCCTCAGCCAGGGCACCATGAAGGCCGTGCTCTTCGATGACCGTGAAGGCTCCCCCACGCGTGGGCAGGTGAACGAGCTGTTCCTGGACCACCACAATCGCGGGCTGCTCGTCATTCCTGCCGGGGTCTACCACGCCATTCAGAATGTGGGTGCGGATGACCTGTTCTTCATCAACATGCCCACCCGGGCGTACGACCACGCCAATCCCGACAAGTACCGGCTTCCCCTCGTTAATGACCTCATCCCGTACCGGTTCCAGTCGTAG
- a CDS encoding glycosyltransferase family A protein, with product MTTTPRVSVIIATYNWSSVLRYSMESVLAQTFTDFELLVVGDGCTDDSAQVAASFGDSRIRWHNLPENSGNQSAPNNEGLRLARGEYAAYLGHDDIWHPQHLALLVRALEETGADFAYTWLQMLGPEAPGRERVRLLTGVAPGGAHDPSMAIPPSSVMHRRDAGLAIGGWKDYRTIQLPPDSEFIYRASQQGMRFTSVPELTVFKFNASWRKNSYVERPSHEQRECLRRMREEPDFRATELQAIIAGMIRQHPEGVPRIQLSEDVPPGEIVRRNRRLRGLKDAGSIPLEPKPLPARLELASPEADAFLGHGWSVPESGWRWTDGSEALIVFASGSPENSTLRMSLYPLLIPGRVDTQLVRVLMNGHEIATWHVAGDCWQEHVAAVPRECLTPVNTLTLELPAAVSPLQLGLSADARELGVRAAWLELQPAPDSPS from the coding sequence ATGACCACGACCCCACGCGTCAGCGTCATCATCGCCACGTACAACTGGAGCAGCGTGCTCCGGTACTCGATGGAGTCCGTGCTGGCGCAGACATTCACCGATTTCGAACTGCTGGTCGTGGGTGATGGCTGCACGGACGACAGTGCCCAAGTCGCCGCATCCTTTGGGGACAGCCGCATCCGCTGGCACAACCTCCCAGAAAACTCCGGCAACCAGTCCGCGCCGAATAACGAGGGTCTGCGCCTCGCCCGCGGCGAGTATGCCGCCTACCTCGGCCACGATGACATCTGGCATCCGCAGCATCTGGCCCTGCTGGTGCGTGCTCTGGAGGAGACCGGCGCGGACTTCGCCTATACCTGGCTGCAAATGCTCGGCCCCGAGGCACCGGGCCGGGAGCGCGTACGCCTCCTCACCGGCGTGGCTCCCGGAGGCGCGCATGACCCCAGCATGGCCATCCCGCCCTCTTCCGTGATGCATCGCCGGGACGCCGGACTCGCCATCGGCGGCTGGAAGGACTACCGCACGATCCAGTTGCCGCCCGACTCCGAATTCATCTACCGCGCGAGTCAACAGGGCATGCGCTTCACCTCCGTACCGGAGCTCACCGTTTTCAAATTCAATGCTTCCTGGAGGAAAAACTCCTACGTGGAGCGGCCCAGCCACGAACAGCGGGAGTGCCTCCGCCGCATGCGCGAGGAGCCGGACTTCCGCGCGACGGAGCTGCAGGCCATCATCGCAGGCATGATTCGTCAGCACCCGGAGGGCGTGCCACGCATCCAGCTCTCCGAAGATGTGCCGCCGGGCGAAATCGTGCGCCGCAACCGGCGGCTGCGGGGTCTGAAAGACGCTGGCTCGATCCCCTTGGAACCCAAACCCCTGCCCGCGCGGCTGGAGCTGGCCAGCCCCGAGGCAGACGCCTTCCTCGGCCATGGCTGGAGCGTGCCGGAATCCGGCTGGCGCTGGACGGACGGCTCCGAGGCGCTGATCGTCTTTGCCTCGGGCTCCCCGGAAAACAGTACGCTGCGGATGAGCCTGTATCCCCTTCTCATTCCGGGACGCGTGGACACACAGCTTGTCCGCGTGCTCATGAACGGTCATGAGATCGCGACCTGGCATGTGGCCGGGGATTGCTGGCAGGAACACGTGGCCGCCGTCCCGCGAGAATGTCTGACACCGGTAAACACCCTCACGCTCGAGCTGCCCGCCGCGGTATCTCCTCTTCAGCTTGGCCTCAGCGCTGATGCACGGGAGCTGGGAGTACGTGCAGCGTGGTTGGAGCTTCAGCCAGCCCCGGATAGTCCCAGCTGA
- a CDS encoding DNA glycosylase codes for MEKWIKLAAPGFELAATLESGQAFHWHREGDTFHGLIGNTPVRVRQVKQDFVEAVAGTDTLVSHYLALDHDFTKIRRTLPKGDVHLKRALKYAPGIRILRQPKWECLATFITSSMKQVAHIRQISLTLRERYGETIVTKEGVKLHAYPTPAALAKAGEKALRNCALGYRAGFLHQTAARIASGEFDLESVAALPDEEALLRLCELPGVGPKIAQCTLLFSYGRLGVFPIDVWIERALRELYFADEKDKVTSRVLREFAHDHFGPYRGYAQQWIFHHARTSGIFSRRRE; via the coding sequence ATGGAAAAGTGGATCAAGCTGGCTGCACCCGGGTTCGAACTGGCGGCGACGCTGGAGAGCGGGCAGGCCTTTCACTGGCACCGGGAAGGGGACACGTTCCACGGGCTGATTGGCAACACGCCGGTGCGGGTGCGCCAGGTGAAGCAGGACTTCGTGGAGGCTGTGGCCGGTACGGACACTCTGGTATCCCACTACCTGGCGCTGGATCATGATTTCACGAAGATCCGCCGCACACTGCCGAAGGGGGATGTGCATCTGAAGCGCGCGCTGAAGTATGCTCCCGGCATCCGCATCCTGCGCCAGCCGAAGTGGGAATGCCTGGCGACCTTCATCACATCCTCCATGAAGCAAGTGGCGCATATCCGCCAGATCTCGCTGACCCTGAGGGAACGGTACGGCGAGACGATCGTCACCAAGGAAGGCGTGAAGTTGCATGCCTACCCCACGCCGGCGGCACTGGCGAAAGCAGGAGAGAAGGCGTTGCGCAACTGTGCCCTGGGCTACCGCGCCGGGTTCCTGCACCAGACAGCGGCGCGCATCGCGAGCGGGGAGTTCGACCTGGAATCGGTCGCCGCGCTGCCTGATGAGGAGGCCCTGCTGCGCCTCTGCGAGCTGCCCGGTGTGGGACCGAAGATCGCGCAGTGCACTTTGCTGTTCTCGTATGGGCGGCTTGGCGTCTTCCCCATCGATGTGTGGATCGAGCGGGCGCTGCGGGAACTGTATTTCGCGGATGAGAAGGACAAGGTGACCTCGCGGGTGCTGCGGGAGTTCGCGCACGACCATTTCGGCCCGTACCGCGGGTATGCCCAGCAGTGGATCTTCCACCACGCGCGCACGAGTGGGATCTTCTCACGCCGGCGGGAGTGA
- a CDS encoding globin gives MVDQIYARLGEDGLTRLVAAFYRRVRTDDVIGPLYPPDDWEGSEKRLRDFFIYRFGGPDRYIQERGHPRLRGRHMPFSIGVKERDRWMELMEGAIQETGVPEEEAAVLREFFAQLADFMRNRQE, from the coding sequence ATGGTAGATCAGATTTATGCGCGACTCGGTGAAGATGGCCTGACACGTTTGGTGGCGGCCTTCTATCGGCGTGTGCGCACGGACGATGTCATCGGCCCGCTGTACCCGCCGGATGATTGGGAGGGCTCAGAGAAGCGCCTGCGTGACTTTTTCATCTACCGCTTCGGCGGTCCGGATCGCTACATCCAGGAGCGCGGGCATCCGAGGCTGCGTGGCAGGCATATGCCCTTCAGCATCGGGGTGAAGGAGCGGGACCGCTGGATGGAACTCATGGAAGGCGCCATTCAGGAAACGGGCGTGCCGGAAGAAGAGGCGGCCGTGCTGCGCGAGTTCTTTGCCCAGCTTGCGGACTTCATGAGAAACCGGCAGGAGTAA
- a CDS encoding peptide ABC transporter substrate-binding protein, which produces MTRALRIALALPLTLLLSACGETQKRADLVFVNSAEIETPDPAKATDQVSMRISESLFEGLCRNTAGVPEPAVAERWDVSEDKKHYVFHLRKDAVWSNGDPVTAHDFVWSWQRALDPKTASDYAPQLYPLVNARAFNEGKITDFSQVGVKAVDDRTLECVLENPIPYWIDLCAFLTLAPVHRPTVEKYGDSWIKVGKIIGNGPYVMDKWLIDEKIRLVKSHNYWDRDNVRMGTVDVLPISEANTALNYFLTGQADLLMDKGMVPLSLVPKLKKQDFFHTGPFLGTWFIRVNTTKPHFRDPRVRLAFAYAVDRKRIVEKITQLGEPIAFSLTPPGTGQNYQPPPGPEYNPEKAKALMAEAGYPGGRGFPRVEYLHLPLPIERNIAVELQSMWQETLGVTVNLDKKEQKIWLSAMRELSYDLCRSSWVGDYNDPNTFLEMFTIGNGNNRTGWESPPYDAFIAAAAAEGNPVKRHEIFNNAEKLLISDQAPIIPVYHYVGVQFRRENLRGVKANLIDNHPFRAMYWDPLPQR; this is translated from the coding sequence GTGACCCGCGCACTCCGCATCGCCCTCGCCCTGCCGTTGACCCTTCTGCTGAGCGCCTGTGGCGAGACCCAGAAGCGGGCGGACCTGGTCTTCGTGAACAGCGCGGAAATCGAAACCCCGGATCCCGCGAAGGCCACGGACCAGGTGAGCATGCGCATCAGCGAGTCCCTGTTCGAAGGCCTGTGCCGCAACACCGCCGGTGTGCCCGAGCCCGCCGTCGCCGAGCGCTGGGACGTGAGCGAAGACAAGAAGCACTATGTGTTTCATCTCCGCAAAGATGCCGTGTGGAGCAATGGCGACCCGGTGACCGCGCATGACTTTGTGTGGTCCTGGCAGCGCGCGCTCGATCCGAAAACCGCCTCCGACTACGCCCCGCAGCTCTACCCGCTGGTGAATGCCCGGGCCTTCAACGAAGGCAAGATCACTGACTTCTCCCAGGTTGGCGTGAAGGCGGTGGATGACCGCACGCTGGAGTGCGTGCTGGAGAATCCCATCCCCTACTGGATTGACCTGTGCGCCTTCCTCACACTCGCACCCGTACACCGGCCCACCGTGGAGAAGTACGGCGACTCATGGATCAAAGTCGGCAAGATCATCGGCAACGGCCCCTACGTGATGGACAAGTGGCTCATCGACGAAAAGATCCGCCTCGTCAAAAGCCACAACTACTGGGACCGCGACAACGTGCGGATGGGCACGGTAGATGTGCTGCCCATCAGCGAGGCGAACACGGCGCTGAACTACTTCCTCACCGGTCAGGCGGATCTGCTGATGGACAAAGGCATGGTGCCGCTCTCGCTGGTGCCCAAGCTCAAAAAGCAGGACTTCTTCCACACTGGCCCCTTCCTCGGCACCTGGTTCATCCGCGTGAATACCACGAAGCCGCACTTCCGGGATCCGCGTGTGCGGCTCGCCTTCGCCTACGCAGTGGATCGCAAACGCATCGTGGAGAAGATCACGCAACTCGGTGAGCCCATCGCCTTTTCCCTCACGCCTCCAGGCACCGGCCAGAACTACCAGCCCCCGCCCGGCCCCGAATACAATCCAGAGAAGGCCAAAGCACTCATGGCCGAGGCTGGCTACCCCGGTGGCCGTGGCTTCCCACGCGTAGAATACCTGCACCTGCCGCTCCCGATTGAGCGCAACATCGCGGTGGAACTGCAATCCATGTGGCAGGAGACCCTGGGAGTCACCGTCAACCTCGACAAGAAGGAGCAGAAGATCTGGCTGAGTGCCATGCGCGAACTCAGCTACGACCTCTGCCGCTCCAGCTGGGTGGGTGATTACAATGATCCCAACACGTTCCTGGAGATGTTCACCATCGGCAACGGCAACAACCGCACCGGCTGGGAAAGCCCCCCGTACGATGCCTTCATCGCCGCTGCGGCAGCCGAGGGCAACCCCGTGAAGCGTCACGAGATTTTCAATAATGCGGAAAAACTATTGATCAGTGATCAGGCGCCCATCATTCCCGTCTACCACTACGTGGGCGTGCAGTTCCGCCGCGAGAACCTCCGGGGTGTGAAAGCCAACCTCATCGACAACCACCCCTTCCGCGCGATGTATTGGGATCCGCTGCCGCAGCGGTGA
- a CDS encoding STAS domain-containing protein has translation MTAPAPILVGQVGPFFWLRVEGKGSFQNSVQVKRCFQTMIDKGERHFVVDLERCPIMDSTFLGTLTGAAMNLREKGEGEVSVVNVNTRNQQLLCSLGLDHILDVDTEGTMHSAERREVCAELGTCTEPASSSKQEQAEHVLEAHEALTKANEKNASRFKDVIDFLEKEVRAHAGV, from the coding sequence ATGACTGCTCCCGCCCCCATTTTAGTAGGACAAGTAGGCCCGTTTTTTTGGCTGCGTGTCGAGGGCAAGGGATCTTTCCAAAACAGCGTGCAGGTGAAGCGTTGTTTCCAGACGATGATCGACAAGGGTGAGCGTCATTTCGTGGTGGATCTGGAGCGCTGTCCCATCATGGACAGCACTTTTCTGGGCACCCTCACGGGCGCTGCGATGAATCTCCGTGAGAAGGGCGAGGGCGAAGTCTCCGTGGTGAATGTGAACACGCGCAACCAGCAGCTCCTTTGTAGCCTGGGCCTGGATCACATTCTCGATGTGGATACGGAAGGCACCATGCACAGCGCTGAGCGCCGTGAAGTGTGCGCCGAACTCGGCACCTGTACCGAACCCGCCTCCTCCAGCAAACAAGAACAGGCCGAGCATGTACTCGAAGCCCACGAAGCCCTGACCAAGGCAAATGAGAAGAATGCCAGCCGCTTCAAGGACGTGATCGACTTCCTTGAGAAGGAAGTGCGCGCGCATGCGGGGGTGTGA
- a CDS encoding ATP-dependent DNA ligase — protein sequence MPAPAHIKVHHADGIYLPEPDLWLDPPFQKGRAFVSHAHSDHFARHAQTICSPVTRTLIERRYGAFRNREAISPAYGDVVEEGGFAIRLLPAGHIYGSAMLHLTRLSDGASLLYTGDFKLRQGLTAEPAELLPADTLILETTFGLPQFHFPPMAKILEQMLRFVRETLEDGGIPVLLGYSLGKAQEIISALHLAGVPVMLHESILKMTAAYRELHPGHEFPEYEPFDPAQAHGHVLVLPPSAARSQAVRRLKVCRTAMLSGWALTPGAKYRYQVDEVFPLSDHADYPELIRCVEVVKPKVVYTVHGYTSEFAQDLRQRGWEAWSLVSDDQMELSLSADFVPTTTPASGTASPEVLHTTAEEPPKVHAPESFATWCVTCERVAADASRLKKQEHLAACLGALREENLATAARWFSGLLDDPAAQTGPLQVGWSVIRRALLQASQLREQEYRAISRQQADTGRTAFLVLQRRPSQVSDGSTITISDVAAIFRNLRAARGPNEKASVLQQALKDMPALEGSFLVRLLTGELRVGSREGLVEEAVAKAFNVEADALREAAMLSGDIGRAAVLASRDALDEAQPTLFIPIKVMLASPEETAEDIWERICDGDAKTADDGDDGSTAAPLKKQSTSPDGPCKVWLEDKFDGIRAQLHRSKDQVKIFTRDLKDFTDQFPEIVQSAHALKEDVILDGELIAFSENKKLTFHDLQKRLGRRDQGDLFVSSDITVRYIAFDMLWKNGVGLLHETLATRRQHLEAMKMPSLLRRIAVTEARSPEEVEDAFHAARRNGNEGLIAKDRDSLYTPGRRGKTWLKLKKAFSTLDVVVVKAEQGHGKRSHVLSDYTFAVREEGTGALKVIGKAYSGLTDVEIETLTEHFKEHTLSQRGHVRTVTPNVVLEIAFDSIQASQRHDSGLALRFPRIKAIRTDKTPADIDTLAYARKLAGVGQ from the coding sequence GTGCCCGCCCCAGCTCACATCAAGGTCCACCATGCGGACGGCATCTACCTGCCGGAGCCGGACTTGTGGCTGGATCCGCCGTTTCAGAAGGGCCGGGCCTTCGTCTCACACGCCCACAGCGACCACTTCGCCCGGCACGCCCAGACCATCTGCTCCCCGGTCACCCGCACCCTGATTGAGCGGCGGTACGGAGCCTTCCGGAATCGCGAAGCCATCTCCCCAGCCTACGGAGACGTGGTCGAGGAGGGGGGATTTGCCATCCGGCTGCTGCCCGCCGGCCACATTTATGGCTCCGCCATGCTGCACCTGACCCGCCTCTCAGACGGGGCCAGCCTGCTTTACACGGGGGATTTCAAGCTGCGCCAGGGCCTCACGGCGGAACCGGCAGAACTGCTCCCGGCGGACACCCTGATCCTGGAGACGACCTTCGGCCTGCCCCAATTCCATTTTCCGCCGATGGCCAAGATCCTGGAGCAGATGCTCCGCTTCGTGCGGGAGACGCTGGAGGACGGCGGCATCCCCGTGCTGCTGGGCTATTCGCTGGGGAAAGCGCAGGAAATCATCTCCGCCCTGCATCTGGCCGGCGTGCCGGTAATGCTGCACGAGTCCATCCTGAAGATGACCGCCGCGTATCGGGAACTGCATCCCGGGCACGAATTTCCCGAGTATGAGCCCTTCGACCCCGCTCAAGCCCACGGCCACGTGCTGGTGCTGCCGCCCAGCGCGGCCCGGTCCCAGGCTGTCCGCCGGCTCAAGGTCTGCCGCACGGCCATGCTCAGCGGCTGGGCCCTGACTCCGGGGGCGAAGTACCGCTACCAGGTGGATGAGGTCTTTCCCCTGAGCGATCACGCCGACTACCCGGAGCTTATCCGCTGCGTGGAGGTGGTGAAACCGAAAGTGGTGTACACAGTTCACGGCTACACGAGCGAGTTCGCCCAGGACCTGCGGCAGCGCGGCTGGGAGGCGTGGTCCCTGGTCTCGGATGACCAGATGGAGCTGAGCCTCAGCGCGGACTTCGTGCCGACAACCACGCCCGCTTCCGGTACCGCCAGCCCGGAAGTACTCCACACCACAGCCGAGGAACCCCCGAAGGTGCACGCGCCCGAATCCTTTGCCACATGGTGCGTGACGTGTGAGCGGGTGGCAGCCGATGCCTCCCGGCTGAAGAAGCAGGAACACCTCGCCGCCTGCCTCGGAGCCTTGCGAGAGGAGAATCTCGCGACCGCCGCCCGCTGGTTCTCCGGTCTGTTGGACGATCCCGCAGCCCAGACAGGACCGCTGCAGGTCGGCTGGTCCGTCATCCGGCGTGCGCTACTGCAGGCCAGCCAGCTTCGCGAGCAGGAATACCGCGCCATCTCCCGGCAGCAGGCAGACACGGGACGCACCGCGTTCTTGGTGCTGCAGCGGAGGCCGTCTCAAGTTTCAGATGGAAGCACGATTACCATTTCCGATGTCGCTGCCATCTTTCGCAACCTGCGGGCGGCACGTGGACCCAATGAAAAAGCCAGCGTGCTTCAGCAGGCATTGAAAGACATGCCGGCGCTGGAGGGCAGTTTCCTGGTGCGCCTCCTCACCGGGGAGCTGCGGGTAGGCTCACGCGAAGGTCTCGTGGAGGAAGCGGTGGCCAAGGCATTCAACGTGGAAGCCGATGCGCTGCGCGAAGCGGCGATGCTCTCCGGTGACATCGGCCGTGCTGCCGTGCTCGCGTCCAGGGATGCCCTCGATGAGGCCCAGCCCACGCTCTTCATCCCCATCAAGGTGATGCTCGCCAGTCCGGAAGAAACGGCGGAGGACATCTGGGAGCGCATCTGTGATGGCGACGCGAAGACTGCGGACGATGGAGATGATGGTAGCACGGCAGCACCCCTGAAAAAGCAGAGCACATCTCCGGATGGCCCGTGCAAGGTGTGGCTGGAGGACAAGTTCGACGGCATCCGGGCGCAACTGCATCGCTCCAAGGATCAGGTGAAGATCTTCACCCGTGACCTGAAGGACTTCACAGATCAGTTCCCGGAGATTGTGCAATCCGCCCACGCACTGAAAGAAGACGTCATCCTCGATGGCGAACTGATTGCCTTCTCCGAAAACAAGAAGCTTACCTTCCACGATCTGCAGAAACGCCTCGGTCGCCGCGACCAGGGCGATCTGTTTGTATCATCTGATATCACAGTGCGATACATCGCCTTTGACATGCTGTGGAAGAATGGCGTGGGACTCCTGCACGAGACCCTGGCCACGAGACGGCAACATCTGGAGGCCATGAAGATGCCCTCGCTGCTGCGCCGCATCGCAGTGACCGAGGCCAGATCTCCGGAGGAAGTCGAGGATGCCTTCCACGCAGCACGCCGAAACGGCAATGAGGGCCTGATTGCCAAGGATCGCGACAGCCTCTACACCCCCGGACGACGCGGCAAGACATGGCTGAAACTGAAGAAGGCCTTCTCCACCCTCGATGTGGTGGTGGTGAAAGCCGAGCAGGGCCATGGCAAACGCAGCCATGTGCTCAGCGACTACACCTTTGCCGTGCGCGAGGAAGGCACCGGCGCCTTGAAGGTCATCGGCAAGGCCTACTCTGGACTCACGGATGTGGAGATCGAAACGCTCACGGAACATTTCAAGGAACACACCCTGAGCCAGCGCGGCCATGTGCGCACCGTGACGCCCAATGTGGTGCTGGAAATCGCCTTCGACTCCATCCAAGCCAGCCAGCGGCACGACAGCGGACTCGCCCTGCGCTTCCCGCGCATCAAGGCCATCCGCACCGACAAGACTCCCGCCGACATCGACACCCTCGCCTACGCCCGCAAGCTCGCAGGCGTGGGGCAGTAG
- the alr gene encoding alanine racemase, translated as MEPQTLPHRCWIELNADALRHNATVARTQGAAEMMAVVKANAYGHGAVWAARTLQDSVAMFGVANVQEALELRAAGIEKPNYLLSPCLPEEWELAVRMGCHISVSSLQEAIALDKLAQRLETKALLHAVVDTGMGRIGFLEEAWDHSAIAALMSVKHVSWEGLNTHLPSADEDAAFTRAQLARFRQAVEKAQGMGFRPKWIHASNSAGLLGYEEQRGLCNLTRPGLMLYGVSPLPEEQSRLKPVLTWKTRVTLVRELPAGHGVSYGSTYITERPTRVATLACGYADGYPRQASGHGAQVIIGNTVCPVLGRVTMDQIMVDVSTCGDAKPGDEAVLIGAQRSTKVTATEIAAWSNTIEWHVFTGIGPRVPRLAVG; from the coding sequence ATGGAACCCCAGACCCTTCCGCACCGTTGCTGGATCGAACTCAATGCTGATGCCCTGCGGCACAATGCCACAGTCGCGCGCACTCAAGGCGCCGCGGAGATGATGGCGGTGGTCAAAGCAAACGCTTATGGGCACGGCGCGGTGTGGGCGGCGCGGACCTTGCAGGACAGCGTGGCCATGTTCGGCGTGGCCAATGTACAGGAGGCTCTGGAGTTGCGGGCGGCAGGCATTGAGAAGCCCAACTACTTGCTTAGTCCCTGCCTTCCGGAAGAATGGGAACTCGCGGTGCGCATGGGCTGTCATATTTCCGTGAGCTCGCTTCAGGAGGCGATTGCGCTGGATAAACTGGCGCAGCGTCTGGAGACGAAGGCCCTGCTGCATGCGGTGGTGGATACCGGCATGGGCCGCATCGGTTTCCTTGAGGAGGCATGGGACCACTCTGCGATCGCCGCGCTGATGTCCGTGAAGCATGTGTCGTGGGAGGGTCTCAATACGCATCTGCCTTCCGCGGATGAAGATGCAGCTTTCACGCGCGCGCAGCTGGCCAGGTTTCGTCAGGCGGTGGAAAAGGCCCAAGGCATGGGCTTTCGCCCGAAATGGATCCACGCCTCCAACAGCGCCGGACTGCTGGGCTATGAAGAGCAGCGCGGGTTGTGCAATCTCACCCGGCCCGGGCTGATGCTCTACGGTGTATCACCCCTTCCGGAGGAACAGTCACGTCTCAAGCCGGTGCTCACCTGGAAGACACGCGTCACGCTGGTGCGCGAGCTTCCCGCCGGTCATGGTGTGAGCTACGGCAGCACCTACATCACCGAGCGTCCCACCCGCGTGGCGACTCTGGCGTGTGGTTATGCGGATGGTTATCCGCGACAGGCATCCGGACATGGAGCCCAGGTAATCATCGGCAATACCGTGTGTCCGGTGCTCGGTCGTGTGACGATGGACCAGATCATGGTGGACGTGAGCACCTGTGGTGATGCCAAGCCTGGTGACGAAGCGGTCCTCATCGGCGCGCAGCGTTCGACCAAAGTCACGGCCACGGAGATCGCGGCCTGGTCAAACACCATCGAGTGGCATGTGTTCACTGGCATCGGCCCGAGAGTGCCGCGGCTGGCGGTGGGTTAG